From one Marmota flaviventris isolate mMarFla1 chromosome 1, mMarFla1.hap1, whole genome shotgun sequence genomic stretch:
- the LOC139704978 gene encoding protein lin-28 homolog A: MGSVSNQQFAGGCTKAAEKAPEEAPADAARAADEPQLLHGAGICKWFNVRMGFGFLSMTARAGVALDPPVDVFVHQSKLHMEGFRSLKEGEAVEFTFKKSAKGLESIRVTGPGGVFCIGSERRPKGKNMQKRRSKGDRCYNCGGLDHHAKECKLPPQPKKCHFCQSINHMVASCPLKAQQAPSSQGKPAYFREEEEEIHSPALLPAEAQN, from the coding sequence ATGGGCTCGGTGTCCAACCAGCAGTTTGCAGGTGGCTGCACCAAAGCGGCGGAGAAGGCGCCCGAGGAGGCGCCGGCGGACGCGGCCCGGGCAGCAGACGAGCCACAGTTGCTGCACGGTGCCGGCATCTGTAAGTGGTTCAACGTGCGCATGGGGTTCGGCTTCCTGTCCATGACCGCCCGCGCCGGGGTCGCGCTCGATCCCCCAGTGGACGTCTTTGTGCACCAGAGTAAGCTGCATATGGAGGGCTTCCGGAGCCTGAAGGAGGGCGAGGCAGTGGAGTTTACCTTTAAGAAGTCTGCCAAGGGCCTGGAATCCATCCGTGTTACTGGCCCTGGTGGTGTGTTCTGTATTGGGAGTGAGAGGCGGCCAAAAGGGAAGAACATGCAAAAACGCAGATCCAAAGGAGACAGGTGCTACAACTGTGGTGGGCTAGATCATCATGCCAAGGAATGCAAGCTgccaccccagcccaagaagtgcCACTTCTGCCAAAGCATCAATCATATGGTAGCCTCATGTCCACTGAAGGCCCAGCAGGCGCCCAGCTCCCAGGGCAAGCCAGCCTATTTccgggaggaagaagaagagatcCACAGCCCTGCCCTGCTCCCTGCAGAGGCCCAGAATTGA